cgctctctctgtcagacttatttgtcaggttttgcaactcgacatcatctgaaacataacttgacccagcaataatggttcttgacgaaaacggcttaactggcttaatacttctacactccttaacagcctcaaacttactttcgcataccgcgtttacaacagcaaataatttaagctgccttaactcagttatgcccaagaagtttgttctcaatcctttcaccacgtatacctctgtctccataaatctatatttactttccaactgaacacctgctttaccgactactcttagcttacgaccatctattcccgccaaaacagtagatggctcctctagccgtaggttcagcctttcggtcgtcccctcggttacagtcgacacctctgccccagtatcaaacgtaaattcaacgttcttcccattgaccttcaaaacctgtacaattctcctttctagtcaactgtcatcctcatacttatccctagaaccagagaacctaacacttctgcccttactactatcttggtacctctccttatacttctccccctcaaacctatccatactgttgtccctGTACCTACTAGACTTGTCTCTCATCTCGCGGGagctttctcggcccctgtacctctccctactacTGTCCCTGCTACTATATCGCTCATAGCTATTATCCCGACTATCTCCTGACCGCCTGCTACTACCTCGCCTGTCATAACCTACTTCTCTtctatccctacaataacgggatacatgtcctcgctgtccacaacaaaaacatttaatggagggacaactcctcatctcatgcccacttcgtttgcaattgtagcatactctaccttcactgccttctctactgcttgctctatatctagagacatgcctctccccgctattatctctatactttctactgtcactgtccttgttatactcccggcctcttgtcccatatctactagtatcttgctcttcactaccataatactctctactactcctagggctacccttaggggaagatctacctgctgaatcataacttctatctctatcattactcctgtactgcactcggctatcaaactctgatacctttgctacttctctcttaacctcactctttaaatcggtacttctaccctcacctctcaaaaatctatcagagttgttggccatttcacgagccctcaatgcctcctgcaataacgcccaagtaagattggcattcttcattaactctctgcttacttctctatctctcaacccgttaaccgccacaataagggcaaacctgaccctatcattatcgttagtcacctctgcatatctgctcaaacactctacccgttgtaaaaactctctatcactttccccaagtgtctgcctagccgtaaggaacttatgcccctttacgaacatactctcctgtctaccataataatcctgtaaaacctccactgccccttcataagtagaatttacgccatctacgtCAAACCCAGCAcccctcaatacttctctaccactgtgcccaatagctctcaatagtggcactaacctagctctacctctcataataggcacTCTGTTGCCATCTTCATCATTTACATAACCTCTCCTCTCGACAGCACTctctatacataaattcatctcctctataaatctctcccacgacccatcaccgtgctcaccgaacaccagcttcggaagACCACTCTCCATCTCTTACCCGATACAATATCTCCCTCGCCACAAATTCACTCTACCCCTCTCGTATAAAATTAATGTAACTCCCACCtccgaatatgtaataaataattacacctcaccaacaccgctacttcaccgctacaacactaccctacctcacgttacctcacctgcacgcccgtgaaagggtctattCAACCGTTTTAACTTACTCcgcaaccagaaaaattatcgctaatgataacaaaaaaagaaaaaaaatcagagcttcgtcaactgcgccatgttatataaacgtgcgtactcacatgtggttgaagctaagaagaaagctctctcaatctcccGACGCCTTTCTACTAACCCTGACTTCTCATACCTTCCCGTAGCCTCTcataactacctgtaactaccatgacctcgggcattagtgtagcccgcggcccaccaacTCGATTATACAACAGGTGATAGTAACGATCTATCTTCTCATGTATACCGTCACtgaaaccatggcaaccactatgGCAACGACGAAGAATTTAGTtcttattgatgtaaccgagtcattattagtaccattttgtggacactctTTTACAGATCACGGTCAAATATGTGCTTGTAAAGattaaagaatgtcaaagttgTGCTCAATTACAggattaaattttttaatctttccATAGAGGCGTTCTATTAGAGGGTTTTATGTAAATGTCTGGGTGGCCAAAGGATATGCAAAAGAACATTTTAGAGTACACCCTGTGTGTGGTCATGTGGTGAATACACAGCTCAATCCACAAAATGTATTATGTGTAAATCTTACATGTTGCATTAAAAACAAGTGTTACTTCATGATACAACACTTGTTGATGATTCCTGCAAGTTTAATTGGCTAACAAACAACCAGAGAATTTAAATATTCATGAAGAAAATAGCTGTATTGCTTTTGCAGATAGGTGTGTCTTAACAATAATGAATCTACTGATGAAGCACCTTCTATACCTCACAAAGCTTGGGCATGTCTTAAAATCATTAGATACATAGTAACACATGCAAAATATTGTGTGGGAAGTCAGAGAAAGTACTGAATAGCGGTGAAGACTCTAGCGGCAAATACTCTATGGCAAAATAAGCAAAAGTACTACATAGTTCATAGACAAGAAAAAGTGAGTAAATGCTGCTAAGTAATTATCCAAACAACATGTCAGCTAGAATGCCAGATGACGTGGGCGTAGTCTCTCAACCTGTCAGTGTGCCTGTTCATGTGGGTGAGCTCCCAGCTTCTCATCCAGGGCCCAGTGATTGCTGTGTCAACTGTAAACAAATCCTTCTGCAACAAAAGAAACAATGTTGGTTCAGCTCTTCTGATAAAATTATAAGCATTTTACATAGGTCTTCCAAATTTCCAATTCGCTACTAACATTCATTGGCAgggtaaatgtttaaaaacgtCAGACAGCTAACATAAGCGCCTAACTCATAAATTCTGATTTTGagtaaactgaaaaaaataaatttatgaccaatatattttattttcaggaaAGCACTGaattacaaatatatacaaattaCAATTACAAATTATGCTTGTGTATTGGTATTTGACTTCCGGCACTGGAAAGTGCCTTCTCATGACTTAGGCATAGTTGGTGCATTCGTTGACGAACTTAGGCACATGGTACACGTAAGCGAATGATTGTTTATTAATGGATAGATTGTCCATGCTTATTCTAATGAGGTAGATCGTCAAAGAAGGGGTGGCTGAATGCTGGCAGGATGTGCTTCATTGACTGTAGATCGTTGTATTTCCTCTCCTTGATTTTGAGTCAATCCTGGAACATTGCCACCCAGGTGAAAGGTATGGGTGAAACTGCCACTCTTTGGGGCAGCTGGTTCTATGAGTATCCAGGTTCAAATATCAGTGTTTAGTTCACTTCGCCGTTACTTTTACACTGCAATCCACGTAGCTGGTAGACTGTGGGGTCTCCAGCCTTTTTGCCTGGTCTTATGCTTAGCAGGTAAGAACCCGAGAGCTTTTTGAAATATGTATGGTCTAGTGGTCGAACTGTGTAAGGAGTTGGGCTTATTCTAGCAGTTTGCATAATTACAgcagttttacaacaataagttttgtttctgcatgtaatataagacaatatggttcatttatttcacttgttcagaaatgtatatttgtaccatttgatagattattactgtataacttataaatatgcagatttatagcatgttatttaatagcatccttgcgacTATCTTAatacggcttacaatggattgatgctcataactccacttctattgtacataaaaagctagtttttgttgcaaactgtagcagAAATGTTGGTGAGTGCAGTGAGCTtctattcaacaatgttaaatatagatataaaaacaaatgtcttcaaatttagaaagaaataaaaattaaaaatgctaacaaatttcaaagggcacaggctataatatgaTTGctggtcaattgcaagcaataaatatcaactgatggAAATATTTCtcaattatattgttttttgaggcgtatttattaagagatctttgacaagttagaggtaagttagaagatttttgcatccaaaaggtttaatattgctctACCGAAAAGAGAGAGCAAAATTTAGGCTACATTCCGCTTTGCCAGATacagggctaaatttatcttcgaAAAaatctgacgagccatttgaacaATTGACCATTGACTCCAAACTCCAATTGACCGCTACTACAGAGGAGAGGTTGACAAATAGATTACCATggagttcaattagaggttttacggtatatattaaattaatcctcattttgtcTGGATTTCGAATATGTACAGTGGTAAAATCCTGTTTTTAAATGATTATTGACCATTgactccaattgaccgccactacagAGGAAAGGTTGACAAATAGAGTGCCATGtagtttaattagaggttttacggtatatattaaattaatcctcattttgtcTGGATTTCGAATATGTACAGTGGTAAAATCCTGTTTTTAAATGATTATTGACCATTgactccaattgaccgccactacagAGGAAAGGTTGACAAATAGATTACCATGGAGTTCAATTAgatgttttacggtatatattaaattaatcctcattttcTCCggttttcaaatatgtaaaccaaacatcTGTAAAATCCTGTTTCTGAATGATTATGTAAGCTAAATTCTgcacatatacagtatatgacttgaaataagcaGATAAAACTGTGTGtgatgtgatcatatctgtataAGATGTTATCTCCAACTATTAAAAAGgaaatgttaaaggttgacttgcaacaaaattcacattacagttatttggtatcaaaagattcaccatgtcttactctgttgtggtgtaggtgccaaatatgtggaaatgtgattacaagctcttaaaagctaaaaacgaacagaaaatcgtaGCCACAcaagactgccgtagtttggattcgttttccaaaacggctgaaatgtgacgtagttgtgcgagatggtttctgtttacactttcatgcaaccttattcgtcgaaagatttttacaaatatacttcacgcttgcaataaaaatcaTGTCTAGTGTTCTTATGGGTCTATttcatcggcatcgtaatgctgcaactttgagcactgatatctcaacaCCTACCATAAagatatgtttaattttttaatcttagcttgaacgattgcatatcatcctctgataaacatgatgagccttttggtccgctgtgatggtcgaaaaagtgctgtagaaattgttcgtgccatatggcgggaattgtaagtcacatgatcagataatgttagtttcagttcaagtttgatccaCCGCAAATACCAGACACGCTTTCttgtattaaacttgttaattgcaattcgtcataatgtctaacgcgccacatcgtgtttgtgcagctgccaagctgagaagcaccttttttcttagccaagagcagagaaaaaaccagaccttcaccgggcgtggaacagctgggtgaagctggatgtgacaaactttatttattcgcctgcttactcttacctttgttttcgccatttcaaagacgacatgttttctaaccggtttgcatactccacatgtcaccaaagcatgtgagtaatttattttatgaactacttgtattagtagtagtaactcgggctATTTTCTGGTATTCTCCTAATAATACTGTCTTAATCTATATTTactattacaatattaatgtcatttaattgtagtatgatattattagtattttatctttttaattacgtgtattattcttattataataacaaaactaattcatactgcatatctatctgtaaaacgtaatagattaatctatatttgataaaataatgttataagtttcatgattaattttgccaaatttcttaaccccactcatttatagatatgttatataaaatagttattgtcatcttctggtatcatcgttaatagcatattaatattattagatgattattattagtattaaatgatgaagagtttgtgccaaccactgaagactgggaaaagtttgagcgctatgttatccagcgtcaaacgctctccaattacatgtaagatagagctgaacttaaccaaacttgacaaaatataaagaatatccatagagttattactcacaacatcgctcctgaacatcgcgataccaagccacagcatttgcctctaccaacaaagagaatacttacatggtgtgagtgttaatatttacccataaacttggaaaatgtgagtaaaagcttggcacactaattgaataacaacattagtagtatgtagagagcagatctacacacgtttgcacttaaagtgagattttgggtacattttagcctgAGAACCTcagagaatggtgttgtctgatggaaagtttgggggggtaggtgtgtgagtgttgggagctaaggttatgaagtttgagagaaattgtgggaaggatgcggtgctggtcgagaggaattgtgggaaggatgacgtgaagagggcgatggtttcgggtttcgatgcgatgggtttggggttcgggtgtcgacgagttgagcgatcgatcgtcgaatggttggggttgggttggcgaccggtggggtgaacggtgttatgtcgtttcggttgaatgaacgctggaTTAgtggggtgaatatctgggacatcgagggctggttggttttccggagtggatctcgcggattatcgaggagagcgagagattaccggatgagtgagggggttaatatatgggacaccgaggggatgattttctggagattgttatatatttgaaacattgaatatatatgagaaagtgtttatgtacaaagttatttttttgaagatttgatgtttttgtaatgttgaagctcttgaatggttaagaatcttaaggattttattttcgagttttttttgtatatatgtaagattgaaatttgttggagaaattaatatgttgaatgaaagatcagttttattacaaaattattcactttaaaagatatatttatatgtattattcattattttccatcatcatttcgtttcaataaaaataaaatagtttatgtttaacttgaaatatatgaaaatgttcaagtagataggtcacaataaagataatatagtataaatgaaacattgaatatatataagaaaatgttcatgtacaatctttaaaacgaagtttgtatcgagttgttcatcaatcactcatcgtcatcggaaatagttatgatagcaggatcctttttgcattgtgccgaactctcgtaaaatctgcttgcttcttcatgtcccatgactactacatcgtagtattcgcgagtattgtgagatgttactagccccttgtatataatgatacccggataattctctttcaacgaaagggcatatctcgaaggcatcgttaaagttccttgaacttcctctccatcaactttggttgaaaatgctacagttggtaccacatccaccttgccttcagcatctttgtattcacttgctccaacattgtgatagtagaaaatagatggtgctttgaactccttgagatgacgaatcTCGAAATGTTGTATAAGATTTTCAAGTCTCTTCGTTCTCAGATTGACTAGAGTACGTTTCATGTCcgagggagttgaggttccttctgttacttgtcttaagtcatggtaacttccctgtccattacccttaggttttaatccaagatataccataatacttggataagacagcgatccaTCTAGAAAgcgttttggagcaaatacagcagtagatttactaatcccattttccacatagttgaagtgaatgatacagcacgctccatggaacgaatgagcttcttccgtttttgtcacctccataatcaatcctactgaaaggtctgtcattctctgcagtgattttgcttccattaaagtagccttacttaatgttcttaacttgtctgccacatcttttgccttttgctccaaattcgtttcgatttggttggatttcttcttcttcgttggaggagtcgtgttagaaagagttacaggtgaaattttctttttcgaGTTCTGAATATGTTTAGGGATATATCCATTTTGCTGGTGAGATATGGGAATCTACAATAGCATTGATTACAGTCAGACTACAATATACATTCAAACCAACTCATTCAGTTAACTCCAAAGAACCAAATtcatctgttttaatctgagtagcgatataacatacactttgctaagatattggagtttgcaattgcaacgaatacaatcagcctagaacacatagttactactcagaagagaagattcattgtaacattcctacataacatctagattgaatttgtagtacttactgtaaaccgtaatctttcgttgagatcttgatagaacttttcatgtaagagaaatcgacaagcttttcgcttccggtcgcttatttccattccatgagagcagtaactccatcgcttcacacatttatttgcacattgtaatcgttcttgaaatatccttttgctgttgtctctggtactcattgtgaagttatgaactgaattgaaaaggcatattcgcccgaaggttttataacaagtagaagtgttgacgtggttcattaattttgtgacctaatgatatatataaacagatttcgcgaaattcaatttcgcgaaattcactttcgtgaagttcaatttcgcgaaagttgactatatagtatatataatgtgtaatttcgcgaaattgaatttcgcgaaattgaatttcgcgaaattcactttcgcgaaattgaatctcgcgaaagttgactatataatatatataatgtgtaatttcgcgaaattgaatttcgcgaaattcacattcagctacaagtactcagaataaatagtatatacattcagctacaagtactcagaataaataatatatgcattcagctacaagtatttagaataaataatatatacattcagctacaagtactcagaataaatagtatatacattcagctacaagtattcagaataaataatatatgcattcagctacaagtattcagaataaataatatatacattcagctacaagtattcagaataaataatatatacattcagctacaagtattcagaataaataatatatacattcagctacaagtactcagaataaatagtatatacattcagctacaagtattcagaataaataatatatgcattcagctacaagtattcagaataaataatatatacattcagctacaagtattcagaataaataatatatacattcagctacaagtattcagaataaataatatatacattcagctacaagtattcagaataaataatatatgcattcagctacaagtattcagaataaataatacatacattcagctacaagtattcagaataaataatgtatgcattcagctacaagtattcagaataaataatatatacattcagctacaagtactcagaataaataatatatacattcagctacaagtattcagaataaataatatatgcattcagcttcaagtactcagaataaataatacatacattcagctacaagtattcagaataaataatacatacattcagctacaagtattcagaataaataatgtatgcattcagctacaagtattcagaataaataatacatacattcagctacaagtattcagaataaataatatatgcattcagctacaactattcagaataaatagtatatacattcagctacaagt
The sequence above is drawn from the Watersipora subatra chromosome 5, tzWatSuba1.1, whole genome shotgun sequence genome and encodes:
- the LOC137397528 gene encoding RNA-binding protein 25-like; translation: MESGLPKLVFGEHGDGSWERFIEEMNLCIESAVERRGYVNDEDGNRVPIMRGRARDRREVGYDRRGSSRRSGDSRDNSYERYSSRDSSRERYRGRESSREMRDKSSRYRDNSMDRFEGEKYKERYQDSNDVELQNLTNKSDRESEVQRGYTGQDWWTCKTKEVKSSEYVEIAEISSNGVLDREGHEKKVAEIEREEREVRRKSKEKLAKLKAKREAAVIELENVKAFRVVVQELAEVQRRIAMRVEDQESEESSAAEYDGSPGLLESDGTQDVLMDEDLG